In the Drosophila ananassae strain 14024-0371.13 chromosome Y unlocalized genomic scaffold, ASM1763931v2 tig00000180, whole genome shotgun sequence genome, TAATAAAGCCGACGAAGCGTTCAAGACGCTCAAGCAGAAGTTGACGTCGTCACCCATTCTGCGGACACCTGATTTTCAGAAACAGTTCATTTTATTATGTGACGCCAGCCTGTATGGACTAGGATGTGTGTTAGCGCAAAAGAATGAAGATGACATCGAATTGCCTATAGCGTATATGTCAGAAAAATTGTCGAAAGCGCAACGCAACTATTCCGTGACAGAGCTAGAGTGTTTAGCAGTTATAAAAGGAATAGAGAAGTTTAGAGCCTATATTGAGGGGCAAGATTTTCTAGTCATTACTGACCACGCAGCGCTTCAGTGGCTGTTAAAGCAGAAAGACTTGAGAGGTCGCTTGGAAAGGTGGGCCATGAAATTACGTGGACTCAAACTAAAGATAGAGCACCGGAAGGGCTCACAAAACGTTGTAGCGGATGCACTGTCGCGTCGCGAAGAAGGTTCAATAGACGAAATATTAGATAGCGGACCTATTATCGACTTAGAGTCTAACGAATTCAATTCAGCACAGTACAGAGAGCTACGAGAACATATCAAAGCTAATCAAGACAGGTTACcagattttaaaattgtcgATCAGTTTGTTTATAAGAAAACAGAAGCATCAAGTGGAGATATAGCGCAAGAACAACAGGCATGGAAATTGTACGTTCCCGTCAGTTTAGTTGACAAGGTTATATCGCGCGGTCACAATCCTCCCGATTCTGCTCATATTGGCATGACAAAGATGGTTGAGAAGCTCAAGCGATATCTATATTGGCCAGGAATGGTTACTCAGATTCGTAGTTACGTCTCGGAGTGTCCAATTTGTAAAACAAGTAAGAGTGCGAACACTATACTGAGGCCACCATTAGGGAAACCCATAGTATCAGAAAGGCCGTTCCAGAAACTTTACATGGATCTGTTAGGTCCTTACCCGAGATCCAAGAAGGGAAACATAGGATTATTGATCATATTGGATCATAATACGAAGTTTCATTTCTTGCAGCCTTTGCGAAAGTTCACCTCTGAAAGGATTTGCGATTATCTAGAGTCACAAGTGTTTTATACATTTGGTGTTCCGGAGTCAATCCTAACGGATAACGGATCCCAATTCAAGTCAGGACATTTTAAAGCATTTTTGACGCGGTTTGGAGTCAAACATATATGTACCGCGATCTACTCACCACAAGCGAACGCCAGTGAACGTGTAAATCGATCTGTGTTAGCAGCAATTAGGGCATATATAGACACCGATCATACAAACTGGGATTCAAGCATTGATCAGATTAGTGCGTCTTTAAGAGCAAGTGTACATCGGAGTACGGGCTTTTCGCCGTATTTCCTTTGTTGGTCAGAACATGATTGTAAACGGACGAGACTATGAGTTGCTTAGAAGGCTAAAAGCTTTGACAGACGATGTAGCTTTAAAAACACCGGATTTATTAGCGTTAGCTAGGAAGACGGCTAAGGAAAGGATCAGTCAGTGTCATGAAGCAAACGCTAAAGTTTATAACTTGCGTAGTCGTGCGGTCAAGCTAAAAGAAGGAGACACCGTTTATGCCCGTAGTTTCGCGCAAAGCAATGCGGCAAAGAAGTTCAGCAGTAAGCTTGCACCAGTATTT is a window encoding:
- the LOC123258256 gene encoding uncharacterized protein LOC123258256, which translates into the protein MIVNGRDYELLRRLKALTDDVALKTPDLLALARKTAKERISQCHEANAKVYNLRSRAVKLKEGDTVYARSFAQSNAAKKFSSKLAPVFVKAKIKKKISPIYYELVSDTEKQLGVYHLKDIKT